Proteins encoded in a region of the Trichomycterus rosablanca isolate fTriRos1 chromosome 26, fTriRos1.hap1, whole genome shotgun sequence genome:
- the bspry gene encoding B box and SPRY domain-containing protein, translated as MSADYALCELAVVSLQDSEHEPASSGDQNTSDFPPRLTEDALWRKFQYTNGTSNGNSSTDSSINEVKLCPEHDLVLDRYCGTEGKAVCSMCVDEGTCRNHTVTKLEEKATAARNKLVDICEKMQLQALRIERFIKHTLTAKEKNMQAEASSARERIVAQVNTIREALEEEEQRLLEAVQREEERIEQCLLTQQAHWSQALNTLTHARTSLVHTLTDSTDAMLVSSNQEILARIEEAEGVSDPKDTEQLNMNRDCSDSKLLLGLWASALLLGPTGHGSGTLYFDERTISPLLLLSSDRRTLNFLSKRRRQSVQYDPARFDSWPNALCCDPISSGTHAWVLDVGNSEAFKVGVCYASMERKGSDNSSRLGYNAKSWVLSHYDGDFSFCHNGQNINLSVVKSPTKVGVLVDWTKHTLLFFDPDSNCVLHSVRQAFSEPLLAACAVADQSMTIVH; from the exons ATGAGTGCGGATTACGCACTTTGTGAACTAGCAGTGGTGTCATTACAGGACAGCGAACATGAACCGGCCAGTTCAGGTGACCAAAACACGTCGGACTTTCCACCAAGACTAACCGAAGACGCATTATGGCGCAAGTTTCAGTACACCAACGGAACATCGAATGGAAATTCTTCTACAGACTCGAGCATAAATGAAGTAAAACTGTGCCCAGAACATGATCTGGTCCTGGATCGGTACTGTGGTACAGAAGGTAAAGCGGTTTGTTCAATGTGCGTTGATGAAGGAACTTGTAGGAACCACACGGTCACAAAGCTGGAGGAGAAAGCTACTGCGGCCAGG AACAAGTTGGTGGACATCTGTGAGAAAATGCAGCTGCAGGCTCTGCGGATAGAACGCTTCATAAAACACACCCTGACTGCAAAGGAGAAAAACATGCAG GCGGAGGCGAGTAGTGCCCGTGAACGCATCGTGGCTCAGGTAAACACTATACGTGAGGCTCTGGAGGAGGAAGAGCAGCGTCTGCTGGAGGCCGTGCAGCGGGAGGAAGAACGGATAGAGCAGTGCCTCCTTACACAGCAGGCACACTGGAGCCAGGCTCTCAACACCCTCACACATGCCCGCACCAGCCTGGTGCACACGCTCACAGACTCGACAGACGCCATGCTTGTG AGCTCCAACCAGGAAATACTGGCCAG AATTGAGGAAGCAGAAGGAGTCAGTGACCCGAAAGACACCGAGCAACTGAACATGAACAGAGACTGCAGTGACAGTAAACTCTTGTTGGGGCTCTGGGCTAGTGCTCTCCTGCTGGGACCGACCGGTCA tggatcaggcaca CTGTACTTTGACGAGCGCACCATCAGCCCACTTCTCTTGCTGTCTTCCGATCGTCGGACCCTCAATTTCCTTTCTAAACGCCGGCGTCAGTCAGTACAGTACGACCCAGCTCGTTTCGACAGCTGGCCCAACGCTCTCTGCTGCGACCCCATCTCTTCAGGCACGCATGCCTGGGTGCTGGATGTGGGCAACAGCGAAGCCTTTAAGGTGGGAGTCTGCTACGCCAGCATGGAACGTAAGGGCTCAGACAACAGCTCCCGTTTGGGCTACAATGCCAAGTCTTGGGTGCTCTCGCACTACGATGGGGATTTCTCCTTCTGCCATAATGGGCAGAATATAAACTTATCGGTAGTGAAGAGCCCTACGAAGGTGGGCGTGCTGGTGGACTGGACCAAGCACACACTGCTTTTCTTTGATCCAGACTCGAATTGTGTGCTACACTCTGTCAGACAGGCTTTTTCGGAGCCACTGCTGGCAGCCTGTGCCGTCGCGGATCAGAGTATGACTATCGTTCACTAA